In Zingiber officinale cultivar Zhangliang chromosome 11B, Zo_v1.1, whole genome shotgun sequence, a single window of DNA contains:
- the LOC122034879 gene encoding histone H3.3, whose product MARTKQTARKSTGGKAPRKQLATKAARKSAPTTGGVKKPHRYRPGTVALREIRKYQKSTELLIRKLPFQRLVREIAQDFKTDLRFQSHAVLALQEAAEAYLVGLFEDTNLCAIHAKRVTIMPKDIQLARRIRGERA is encoded by the exons ATGGCTCGTACGAAGCAGACCGCTCGCAAATCCACCGGCGGCAAGGCTCCACGGAAGCAGCTCGCCACCAAG GCGGCGAGGAAGTCGGCCCCTACCACCGGCGGTGTCAAGAAGCCTCATAGGTACCGTCCCGGGACGGTGGCGCTCCGCGAGATCCGCAAATACCAGAAGAGTACGGAGTTGCTGATCCGAAAGCTGCCGTTCCAGCGGCTTGTTCGCGAGATCGCGCAAGACTTCAAGACGGATCTACGTTTCCAGAGCCATGCAGTCCTGGCGCTTCAGGAAGCTGCTGAGGCCTACCTTGTCGGTCTCTTTGAAGACACCAATCTCTGCGCTATCCATGCTAAGCGCGTGACGATCATGCCAAAGGACATCCAGCTCGCTCGCCGTATCCGTGGGGAGCGCGCTTAA
- the LOC122033321 gene encoding molybdenum cofactor sulfurase-like: protein MEVQAPCKEISEVCTSGCFPVPLINLFESGNTKRRARATSTRTTRSNFVKSSTGSVFLNTHFTNHESLPSLAEAFHSFITIYPEYGETQRADHIRGNEFSHLSSHVCLDYTGFSLFSYAQMHPSAPSPSSSSSIPSTSSHLQPPFFSISYKSASLSSQLRRGNQDIDLESAIRQKIMHFFNILDDEYCMVCTANRTAAFRLLAESYPFHSNKRLLGVYDYESEAVNAMAESAQRRGAKVMSASFSWPSLRIHSASLKEKLRNRKKKRSGLFVFPVQSAITGARYPYLWMNLAKGNGWQVALDACALGPKDLDTLAISLLRPDFIVCSFIKVLGENPSGFAGLFVKKSSIATLQSSTIARSIGVVSIDPARMLSQLDDDFSATNLDAEPSITELDHSVRYGKDAEVSVIDEKMEILCRGLDHADSLGLMLINNRLRCITNWLIIALMKLQHPPSETGRPLVKIYGPRVKFDRGPALAFNIFDWKGEKVKPVLVQKLADRSNISLGRGFLSNIRFADEYETEKDEVLEGRRSPCEMKVAGKRGKEMCGINVVNASLSFLTNFEDAYRLWIFVAKFLDADFVDKEKWRYINLNQKMVAV from the coding sequence ATGGAAGTGCAAGCTCCTTGCAAGGAGATCTCCGAGGTATGCACCTCTGGTTGTTTTCCTGTACCATTAATCAACCTGTTTGAATCCGGCAACACTAAGCGCCGCGCAAGAGCCACCAGTACGAGGACCACGCGATCGAACTTTGTCAAATCATCGACCGGTTCTGTTTTCCTGAACACCCATTTCACCAATCATGAGTCTCTGCCTTCCCTCGCCGAAGCCTTTCACAGCTTCATCACAATTTATCCGGAGTACGGCGAGACGCAACGAGCAGACCACATCCGGGGCAATGAATTCTCTCATCTGTCTAGCCACGTTTGTCTCGACTATACAGGATTCAGCCTCTTCTCTTATGCACAAATGCATCCTTCAGCGCCGTCGCCGTCGTCGTCATCTTCCATTCCTTCGACTTCCAGCCACTTGCAGCCTCCTTTCTTTAGCATCTCCTACAAGTCAGCAAGCTTGAGTTCCCAGCTGCGGAGAGGCAATCAAGACATTGATCTGGAATCGGCAATTAGGCAAAAGATCATGCACTTCTTcaacattttggatgatgaataCTGCATGGTCTGCACTGCGAACAGGACTGCAGCTTTCAGGCTGTTGGCGGAGTCCTACCCGTTCCATTCCAACAAGAGGCTGCTCGGTGTTTATGACTATGAGAGTGAAGCCGTGAATGCGATGGCCGAGAGCGCACAGAGGAGAGGAGCCAAAGTCATGTCCGCAAGCTTCTCGTGGCCAAGTCTAAGAATTCATTCTGCAAGTTTGAAGGAGAAGCTGAGAaacaggaagaagaaaagaagtggctTGTTTGTCTTTCCAGTTCAGTCGGCGATAACCGGAGCCAGGTATCCGTATCTGTGGATGAATTTGGCAAAAGGCAATGGATGGCAAGTAGCACTGGATGCTTGTGCGTTGGGACCAAAGGATCTGGATACACTGGCGATCTCGTTGCTCCGACCAGACTTTATCGTCTGTTCTTTTATCAAAGTGTTGGGCGAAAATCCATCTGGATTCGCAGGACTCTTCGTCAAAAAGTCCAGCATAGCTACATTACAGTCGTCGACGATCGCTAGGAGCATCGGAGTTGTGAGCATCGATCCTGCAAGAATGCTGTCGCAACTCGATGATGATTTTTCAGCCACAAATTTGGATGCTGAGCCTTCTATCACAGAGTTAGACCATAGTGTTCGATATGGAAAAGACGCAGAGGTTTCAGTAATAGATGAGAAAATGGAAATTCTGTGCAGAGGATTAGACCACGCAGACTCATTGGGTCTAATGCTCATCAATAACAGATTGAGATGCATAACCAATTGGCTAATTATTGCTTTGATGAAGCTGCAACATCCTCCATCGGAGACTGGTCGTCCACTAGTTAAAATTTATGGTCCCAGAGTAAAATTTGACAGAGGACCTGCCTTAGCATTCAATATCTTCGACTGGAAAGGCGAGAAAGTAAAGCCAGTACTCGTGCAGAAGCTTGCGGACAGAAGCAACATTTCCCTTGGCCGCGGGTTCCTAAGTAACATTCGGTTTGCAGACGAATATGAAACTGAAAAGGATGAAGTTTTGGAGGGAAGAAGGTCGCCCTGTGAAATGAAAGTCGCAGGCAAGAGAGGCAAAGAAATGTGTGGAATCAATGTTGTAAATGCTTCCCTCAGCTTTCTCACTAACTTTGAGGATGCATATAGACTTTGGATTTTTGTTGCCAAGTTCCTGGATGCAGATTTCGTTGATAAAGAAAAGTGGAGGTATATAAATCTGAATCAGAAAATGGTTGCTGTTTAA